From Oncorhynchus tshawytscha isolate Ot180627B linkage group LG27, Otsh_v2.0, whole genome shotgun sequence, a single genomic window includes:
- the tmem150b gene encoding modulator of macroautophagy TMEM150B, translated as MWLWALLPICLAVFGTVGIWVVFGIAVSNETVNITGRFPYISECGTYNPQSCIFAQICNVCAVLALWVVVIRFQQVRDYGQNSKVNIASIVLGFISCVGISLIGNFQQSVVMGIHLLGAFLAFFVGLAYFWLQVWLCYKAHPLKDRHWVGPLRATFCSICTVLVITMAILHNTGYKSGAAICEWALVMSFFVLFGLFGSEFRHIDFHQLTVQKQRLKTQSTNGVVRMNDVS; from the exons ATGTGGCTCTGGGCACTGCTTCCGATCTGCTTGGCGGTGTTTGGCACTGTGGGCATATGGGTGGT GTTTGGTATCGCTGTATCGAATGAGACTGTTAACATCACAGGTAGATTCCCTTACATCAG TGAGTGTGGCACCTATAATCCACAGAGCTGCATCTTTGCTCAGATCTGCAACGTCTGTGCTGTCTTGG ccctGTGGGTTGTGGTGATCCGGTTTCAGCAGGTCAGGGACTATGGTCAGAACAGCAAGGTGAACATCGCCAGTATCGTACTGGGCTTCATCTCCTGTGTGGGCATCTCCCTCATCGGAAACTTCCAG caATCTGTAGTGATGGGGATCCACTTGTTGGGAGCGTTCTTGGCGTTCTTCGTGGGCCTGGCCTACTTCTGGCTGCAGGTGTGGCTCTGCTACAAAGCCCATCCCTTGAAAGACCGTCACTGGGTTGGACCTCTTCGAGCTACATTCTGTAGCATCTGCACCGTCCTGGTCATCACCA TGGCTATACTTCATAATACCGGCTACAAATCTGGAGCGGCCATTTGTGAGTGGGCCTTGGTCATGTCCTTCTTTGTACTTTTTGGCCTCTTTGGGTCCGAGTTCCGTCACATCGACTTCCACCAACTTACCGTGCAGAAACAACGTCTGAAGACTCAGAGCACCAACGGAGTGGTCAGAATGAATGATGTTTCATAG